AGTACGGGCGATATGCCAACCCGACGTGGGAGGCCTTCGAGGAGGTGCTCGGGCGGTTGGAGGGCGGTCGCGCGCTCACCTTCGCCAGCGGGCTCGCAGCGGTGAGCGCGATCGTCGACCTGATCACCCCGGGCGAGAAGGTCGTGGTGCCACGCCACGCCTACCTCGGGGTGCTGACCATCCTGAGCGAACGCGAGCAACGCGGCCTGCTCAACGTCGTACGAGTCGACGTCGAGGACACCGCACAGGTGGTTGCCGCCTGCGACGACGCGGCGATCGTGTGGCTCGAGTCGCCGACGAACCCGATGCTCGAGGTCGCCGACATCGAGGCCATCGCGGCGGCGGCCCACGAGGCGGGCGCCAGAGTCGTCGTCGACAACACCTTCGCCACTCCCCTGGTGCAGCGTCCGCTCGACCTCGGCGCCGACATCGTCGTGCACTCGGCGACCAAGTACCTCGCCGGTCACAGCGACGCCGTGATCGGCGCGGTCGTCACCCGCGACGACGAGGTGCACAAGGCCATCGACGAACGGAGGGGCACGCTCGGGTCGACGCCCGGAGTACTCGAGTCCTGGCTGGCCGCCCGCGGCGTACGTACGCTCCATCTGCGCCTCGAGCGCGCCCAGTCGAACGCCGCCGAACTCGCCCGACGACTCGACGCGCACGATGCGATCGAACGCGTACGCTACCCGGGCTTCGGCTCGATGATCGCGATCGAGGTACGCGGTGGCGCACCCACTGCGGAACTCCTGACGCGGTCGGGACTCCTGTGGGTGAACGCCACCAGCCTCGGCGGCGTCGAGTCGACCTGGGAACGCCGGCGCCGATGGTCATCGGAGTCCGACACCGTTCCCGAGAACCTGATCCGGATGTCGGTCGGCATCGAGGACGTCGACGACCTATGGCGAGATCTGGAGACCGCCCTGGATGGGCTGCCCGACTGAGGCTGGTGCCGTACGCCCGCCCACACCGATGCACGTTGATGCTCAGGTCCGGCGATCACCCGCGGCATTGCTCCCCGCTTGCGCCACGCGGCTCAAGAACGCGTCTATCGTCTCGAGCTGTTCGGCGGTGAAGTCGGCGCACAGCGCGTCGACCGAGTCGTTCATCCCTCGATAACCAGCGTAGAGCTCCGGGAGTCGATCCGGCAGCGCGCGTACGACGACGGTCCGACGGTCGGCGGCATCGGGATCACGGGACCGCTCAATCCAGCCGCTCTTCTGGAGTCGGTCGAGGATCCCCGTCAGGGTCGCCGGGTGCAGCCCGGACAACCGGCCTACCGCACTCGGCGTCATCGGCCCACGGCGGGAGATGATATCGAGGCACTCCAGGTCGATGGACTTCAGCCCGACGCCGCTACCCACCCGCAGATCGAGCATGGTCAGCTCGTTGTTCAGCGCGCGTAGCGAGTCCTTCACCCGCTGCTGCAGCCGACGTCGGTTGGCATCTCCCGAACTTCGTCCTGATGTCATATGTTACGGTTTTCATACGTTATTGGTTTCACACTAAATGGTATCAGTTCCCGGGCGTCCGGGACGGAGAGGAAGACAGATGACGATCGTTGTGACGGGGGCGACCGGCAACGTCGGCCGATTGCTGGTCAGGCAGCTGATCGCGGGAGGCCATCGGGTGCGTGCCGTGACCCGGAGCCGCCTCGGTGCGTCGGCGCTACCCGACCAGGCCGAGATTCACCTCGGTGACCCGAGTAACCCGGACATCATCGGCGAGGCCATCGACGGGGCGGCTGCGATCTTCGTGAATCCACGCGCGGTCGGAATGGGAGCCGACCGACTGCTTGCCATGGCCGCAGAACGAGGGGTCGGCCGCGCGGTCGTGCTCTCCGCGACCAATGTGGACGACAATCCGGCACAGCAACCGTCCCGACTCAACGGCGACCGCAACGCGGAGGTCGAGAGAGCCGTCGTCGACTCGGGGATGGAGTGGGTCGCTCTGCGACCGACGTGGTTCCCGACCAACGCCATCGGCATGTACGCCCCCCAGATTCGCTCGGGCGACGTCGTACGAGGTGCGTACGCGGACTTCGCCGAGTCGCCTATCGACCTCGCCGATCTCGCGGAGGTCGCCACGCTCGCGCTCACGCACAGCGACCTGGTCGGCCGGAAGGTAGCGCTGACGGGGCCCGAGTCACTGAATCAGAGAGAGCTCGTCGACCGGCTGGGACAGGCGCTCGGGCGGCCGCTGACCTTCGAGGAGGTGCCGCCGGAGATCGCCCGTCAAGGGATGCTCGCCGCCGGCCTGAACGAGGACTTCGTCGACGCCTACTTCGCCCGCATGCGGCGAGGCATCGGTGTGCCGGCAGCAGTCGGCCCGGAGCTCGAACGACTCCTCGGGCGGCGGCCGGCCACGTTCGCCGAGTGGGCCGTACGCCATACTCACGCCTTCGACACGGCGGCGTGATGTCCGGCGTTGATGCCCCAATCCGAGTTGGCTGATGCGAACGTGCGAGCCGTACCACCACCCCCCTGCCGCGGTGGTACGGCTCGCACCCGATCGACGTCGGCTATGCCGAGTGCGCCTGACCGGGCTGGTAATCGCCGGCGGGCTGCTTGTTGATGACGTTGAAACGGTTGAAGCTGTTGATGATCGAGATCTGCGCGAGCAGAGCACCGACCTCTTCCTCGTCGAAGTTCGCAACGACGTCCGCCCACGCATCGTCGGTAACGCCTCCGGCGCCGTCGGCAATGCGCGTACCCTGCTCGGTCAGCTCGAGGGCGGCGCGCTCCGCCGGGGTGAACACCGTTGCCTCCCGCCAGGTCGCAACCAGGTTGATCCGTGCGGCGGTCTCACCGGCATGCGCTAGGTCCTTTGCATGCATGTCGGTGCAATAGCCACAGCCGTTGATCTGGCTGGCCCGAAGGTTGACGAGCTCTCGCGTCGAAGCCGGCAGTTTCGAGTTGATGACCGCCTGCCCGGCGGCGCCGATGTGCTTGAACACCTTCATGGCCGTCTCGTTCTGGAATGGGTTGATACGCGGTTCCATTACTTCTCCTTTTTTGTGATTGCCAGTTGCGCGGGAGATGCGCAACCGTCTGATCGGGTCGGGCCTGAGCCGCGTCTACGACTCACCCGAGCCGAGCTGCTTCAGCAGGGCAAGGACGTTGACGACGCCTCGCGTCTCGGCGATTCGTCCCTCGACGAATCGGAGGATGAAGATCTCGTCGTACGTGACCGACGCACCGGCCGCAGGTACGCCCATGTAGTCGTCACCGGTGTGCGTGCCGCGTACGGTCTGTCGCGAGACGACTTTGTCGTCCTTGGCGATCAGATCCTCGCTGGTGATGAGCAGGTCAGGAAATGCTCGGTGGAGCATCAGATTGACCTGCTTCACCGCCTCCGCCCCGGTCGCTTCGATCGGCAGCGGCGTGCCCATGTCGACGTCGGGTTCGAAGATCTCATCGATCGTCTCGGCGATCAGATCCTCGTCATGGGTGTTGCTCGCATCGAGCATCCGCTGGTAGATCGCGGTGTTCGCTGCTTCCTCGGGTGTTGACATCCGAGCTCCTTTCGTTGCGGCCCGCATGGGGCTCGTACCTGATCGACGAACGCGGGGCCCGTCAGGGGACCGGATGCGCGGGCTAAGAGGCAGGAACCGGGGTCGGGATCGGTGCCTCGACCCGGCGACAAATCGGTTGCGGGTAGATGCCGTTGCGGACAGGCCGATCAGAGTCGTTCTAGCCGGTTGGCAAGAAACCGGCGCTCGGGGATTGATGTCGCGAGCTCGAGTGCTTGGCGATAGGCAACGCGGGCTTCATCACCGCGCCCGAGGCGCCGCAACAGCTCTCCACGGGTCGAGTGGAAGTACAGATAGCCATCCAGACCGAGGTGGTCGACGGCACGAAGAGCCGAGAGCGGGTCACCGGCCTCGGCGATGGCCACGGCCCGATTGAGCTCCACGACCGCAGAACCGGTGAGCTCGGCGAGCCGCTCGTACAGCGTGGCGATCTGCGGCCAGTCGATTCGCTCCCGGGTCTGCAACGACGCGATCGCCGCCTGCACGACGTACGCACCGTGACCGCCCGATGCCAACGCGCGGTCGAGCATCGCCCGCCCGGCCAGGAGCTCGTCGGTGTCCCACAGCGAACGATCCTGATCCTCGAGCAGCACGAGGTCGTCGCCGGAGAATCGGGCATGTCGGCGGGCATGGTGAATCCGCATCAGGGCCAGCAAACCCTGTGCCTCCGGCTCGCCGGGCAGCAACGCGACCAGTACCTGCGCCAAGCTGATGGCTTCGGCGGCAAGGTCGACGCGGCCGCCGTAGCCCGCGTTGTAGATCAGGTAGATGACGGCGAGCACCGCATCCAGGCGATCCGGCAGCACGTGCTCTCCGGGTACAGCGAACGGGATGCCCGTGGCCTTGATCTTCGCCTTGGCCCGGCTGAGCCGCCGCTTCATCGTCTCCGGCGCAACCAGGAACGCACCGGCGATCTCAGCGGTCTCCAGTCCGCCGAGAGCCCGCAGCGTCAACGCCACCTGCCCATCCAAAGGAAGCGCGGGATGACAGCAGGTGAAGATCAGTTCGAGTCGTTCGTCTTTGATCACGGTGTCAGCTGTCCCGTCAGTCGCGGCCTCCTGCGCCGCCAACAAGTGCAGCTTGGAGGTCAGGGTGCGCTCTCGCCGGATCCGGTCGATCGCCTTGTTCCGGCCGGTTGTCACCAACCACCCACCAGGGTTCGACGGAACACCCGACCTCGGCCACTGGGCCACTGCGATCGCAAACGCTTCCTGGGCGGCCTCCTCGGCCCGGTCGAAGTCGCCCAGGTAGCCGATCAGGGAGGCGAGAACCCGGCCCCATTCGTCGCGGAAGACCTGCTCCAGCACGTTCGGCCTCAGCGCTGCGCCAAGGGCCTGACCTCGACGACACCGTGCCGTGCAGTCGGCACCCGCACGGCGAGTTCAATCGCCTCGTCGAGATTGGCGGCTTCGATCAGCGCCACGCCCCCGAGAACTTCCTTGGTGTCCGCGAACGGACCGTCTGTCATCAGCGTCCGACCGCCGCCGACCCGAACACTGGTGGCCATCTCGGGCGTCGCCAACTGCGCGGCATGGAGCAGGCGGGGGTCGTCGGCCAGTGCGGCATACTCCGCATCGGCCGTTTCTCGCTCCGCGTCCGACCACGCGTGTTCGGAGCCGGGCACTGCGTAGAACATCAACGCGTACTGCATCGCTTCCTCCATTGCTCAGAGCTCGTCGTACAAGCGACGAACGGACTGTTGGTCGTGGGACATCTACGCGATGTCGGTTTCCGGGTCGGGATCGTCAGAAGCCGATCGCCTCGCGCAGCAACAGCACCGTGCCGCGCCCGGGGAAGAACTCCGGGCTGAGTGCGTTCAGGATCAGGATCCGGTTGACGGCGCTGGGCTTCCCGAACGCGTTCATGACGCGGTCGTTCTCCAGCGGGAGACAGTGCTCCTCGATGCGACGCAGTGCCGTATCGAGGTCGGGTACGACCTTCTGGGCACCGACGACCCAGATGGCGTGGGCGGCGCCGCCGGCGTACCCGACCAGTTGGCTTCCGCTTGCCGATGCGATCACGAGACTGCCGGACTCCGTGACGGCGTGGACACTGCCGACGATGACATCCGGGCTGGCGATCATCCGCCGCATCTCGTCGCGTTGGGTGGTGCGATCCATCGTCAGCCCGCGCGGCCGGACGGCGTCGTATCGTCCGCTGCCGTTGATGTCCGCATCGATTCCCGACAGCCGGAGGGTCTCGCTCGCCCCGGTGAGTACGCTCGCGCCCTCTGGGATCAGGTCGTTGATGCGGACTCGTGCGGACGCCACGTCGTCGAGAATGTCAACCGTGAAACCATTCGCAGCGAGTGCGGCGGATGTCCGGTTGAGGCGCTCGGCCGACGCCGGGTCATCAAACGCGGGCGCGGAAGCTGTCGTTGTCATGCAGTCGTCTCCTCATGATCGGGTTCCTCTGATCGGGACGACAATGCAGCTCGACGAAATGTCAGGTTGGTGCAGACCTGACGTTCGTTGGCCCTGTCGTGTCGAATGGATAGGGCGTAGCGGCGACTGAGGAGAGGAATATCGATGGCGACCAGATCCGAGACTGAACCCGACGGATCCGATCCGCACCTGAGCGCGATCATGAGGGAACGACGTCGGCTCATCAATCTCGCGTACAGGCTTCTCGGCTCCCTGTCCGAGGCCGAGGATGCCGTCCAGGAGGCGTACGTACGGTGGTATGCCATGTCTGCGCAGGAGCAGGCGGCCATCGAGTCGCCTGGCGCCTGGCTGAGCACCGTCACCAGTCGCATCTGCCTCAACGTGCTGCGTTCAGCTCGGGCGCGGCGTGAGACCTACGTGGGCGAGTGGATCCCCGAGCCCCTACCCGACCGCACGGAGTGGGGTGCCGGACCGTCGGCCGCCACCGTCGACGGGACCGACCCCGCGGATCGGGTGACCCTCGACGAGTCGATCAGTATGGCGTTCCTCGTGGTCCTCGAGGCGATGACGCCGGCCGAAAGGGTCGCCTTCATCCTGCACGACGTGTTCCACTATCCGTTCGCCGAGGTGGCCGAGATCGTCGGCCGTACGCCCGCCGCGTGTCGCCAACTCGCCTCGTCGGCACGCCGCCGGATCAGTGCGGCGCAGTCCACAGCGGCTCCCCGGCCCGAGCAGGCCGACATCGTCCGGGCGTTCAAGCTGGCCTGGCAGGCAAAGGACATCGATGCTCTCCTCGGTCTGCTCGACCCCGAGGTCCGAGCGATCGGCGACGGCGGCGGCATCGTCAACGCGGTCCTGGATCCGGTCGAAGGACGTGAACAGGTCGCCCAGGCGTGCGTCCACGTCGCATCCCAGGGCGCCGCCCTCACGGTGCTCGAACGCACCGTGAACGGCCAGCCCGGCCTGGTCGCTCAGCGCGGCGGCGTCACGGTTGCCGTGTTGGCCTTCGACATCGTCGACGACCGGATCAAGCAACTGTGGACCGTGCTCAACCCCGAGAAGCTCCAGCAATGGATGACGGACTTCTGACTCAGGACACTAGGCCCATTCGGACTTCGTCTCGCGGGTGATCAGCGACTTCAACATCTGTTCCGGACTCAGCTCACCGCGGATCAGCGCGGCCACATGGTCGACGATCGGCATGTCGACGCCGTGTGCGGCGGCGAGCTGGGCGATCGCCTCGCACGATTTGACGCCCTCGGCGACCTGTCGGGTCGATGCGGCGACCTCGTCGACGGTCATGCCCTTACCGAGCTTCTCACCGAACGTACGGTTGCGCGACAGCGGCGAACCGCAGCTCGCCACCAGGTCACCGAGACCCGCGAGCCCCGACAGCGTCTTGGGGTCGGCGCCCATTGCGGTCGCCAATCGAGCGGTCTCGGCAAGACCGCGGGTGATCACGGTCGCCTTGGCGTTGTCGCCGAAACCGAGCCCGGTTGCCATGCCGACCGCCAGCGCGATGACGTTCTTCGTCGTCCCGCCGAGCTCACAGCCCACCACGTCGGTGTTGGTGTACGGCCGGAACGCCCGACTGTGGCAGCGGTCCTGTACGCGCGTCGCAACGTCGATGTCAGCGCAGGCGACGACGCTCGCGGCGGGTTCGCGGCGCGAGATCTCATGCGAGAGGTTGGGACCCGAGACGACTGCGATCCGGTCGTCGCCGGCGCCGGTCAGTTCCGCGATGACCTCGCTCATCCGCTTGAGGCTGCCGAGCTCGACGCCCTTCATCAGGCTGACGATCACGGCGTCGTCTGCGATGAGGTGCGCCCAGCTCTCGAGGTTCGCCCGCAGCTGCTGCGACGGCACGGCGAGCACAACGAGGTCGGCACCGTCGAGTACGACGGCAGGGTCATGGCTGGCGAGCATTCCGTCCGGTAGTTCGATGCCCGGGAGGTACTCGGTGTTCTCGCGCTTCTCGTTGATCGCGTCGCACACCTCCTGCCGGCGCCCCCAGATGTGCACATCGTTGCCGGCGTCGGACAACACCAGCGAGAACGCCGTGCCCCAGGATCCCGCCCCGAGTACGGCGACCATCGGTCGGCTCGACGCCATCACGACTCCTTCTCGTCTCGATCATCGTCGGCTTCGTCCGTGCGCTTGTGCGCGGCCGGATCGTACGGTTCGGCGGGCGGCTTCTCGCCGCGGATGTCTCCGAGGAGTCTGCTGATCTCGCGCATCAACCGGTCCGTCGCCTCTCGTACGGTCGCCGGTGTCACGGGCTGGGCACGCAGATCGTCGAGGTCGAGCGGAGCGCCCATCGTGAACGACACTGTCTTGCGTGGGATGAGATGTGGCCGCTTGGTGTACGGGTACAGCACCTCGTTCGACCCCCACTGCGCAACGGGTACGAGCGGGCAGCCGGTCTCGAGAGCGACGCGCGCGGCTCCGCTCTTGCCGCGCATCGGCCACAGGTCGGGATCGCGACTGATCGTGCCCTCGGGATAGAAGATCACGCAGCCGCCGTCTCTGACGGCGTCTTCGGACGCCGCGAACGCGTCGGCAGCGGAACGCGTGTTGCGCAGCACCGGAATCTGCCCCGACACCCGCATGATCCAGCCGAGCACGGGTACGTCGAACAGCCCTTGCTTGGCCAGAAACCTCGGCGACACGTCCATGTCGTACAGGAAATGCGACACCATCAACGGGTCGATGTGCGCTATGTGATTGATCGCGAGCACGAATCCACCGTCGGGCAGGTTCTCCTGGCCCTTCCAGCGGCGCCGCACAGCCACCATCAGAATCGGCCGGAGGATCAGACCGATGACTCGAATCGAGCGCCATCTGCGCCGTACGTCACGTGCCACCGATGCTCCTGTCGTTTCGTCCCCGTCCACGTGTTGTTAGAGCGTAGGCCATTGCCGCTGCCGTCCGAGACAGCGCCGCGAGTCACGGCCAACCATCAGTACGGCACAATCGAACGAGTGACAGCCAACTCCGATGCCGGATGGACCGTCATCATCCCGGCAAAAGCGGCCGAGCGCGCCAAGACCCGCCTCGCGCCGACGTACGAAGGTCTGCGCCCCTCGATGGCGCGCGCGTTCGCTCTCGACACCATCCGCGCAACGTGTGAGTGCGACCGGGTCAACCGGGTCGTCGTCGTGACCGATGACGAGGTGCTCGGCGATACGGTACGCGGCTGGCGCGCCGTCACGGTTGTCGCCGATCCCGGTGGTGACCTCAACGCCGCGATCCGTGCCGGCGCCGACGCTGCGCCCGCCCGCGCACGCACGGCAGTCGTGCCCGCCGATCTCCCAGCGCTCACTGCAACGATGTTGGCCAGCACCCTCGATCTCGCTGCACCACATGACCGTGCCGTCGTGGCCGACGGCGAAGGCGTCGGCACGACCTTGCTCAGCGCCCGTACGCCTGCACAGCTGAGGCCCGCGTACGGACCCGGCTCGTTCGCGGCCCATCGCGACAGTGGCGCGATCGTGATCGACATCAGAGCCGATGCAGGCATCCGCCGTGATGTCGACGTTCCCCGTCACCTCACCGAAGCGGCCATGCTCGGCGTCGGGCCATCGACCCGGCGAGTTCTCGAGCGCATCCGCAAACGCGAGGAGACCGAGCCCACAACGGACCCGGTCTCCTCGAGATGATGCTCGGCGTCAGCGCTTTCGCGCTGTCGTCTTCTTCGCGGTGCTCTTCTTGGCTGGCGCCTTCTTCGCGGCCGTCTTCTTGGCCGTGGTCTTCTTGGCTGGCGCCTTCTTCGCGGCCGTCTTCTTGGCCGTGGTCTTCTTCGCGGGCGCCTTCTTGGCGGTGCTCTTCTTCGCAGCCGTCTTCTTCGCAGGCGACGCCTTCTTGGTCGTCGTCTTCTTGGCGGTGCTCTTCTTCGCAGCCGTCTTCTTCGCAGGCGACGCCTTCTTGGTCGTCGTCTTCTTCGCGGTGCTCTTCTTCGCAGCCGTCTTCTTGGCCGTGGTCTTCTTCGCAGGCGACGCCTTCTTCGCGGTCGTCTTCTTCGCAGCCGCCTTCTTCACCGTCGGCGGCTTCGGGAGCTTCTTCGCGCCAGACACGACATCCTTCAGCTCGGCTCCGGCTCGGAACTTCGGAACCGCCGTCTTCTTGGCTCGTACTCGTTCACCGGTTGCCGGATTACGAACCATTCGAGCCGGCCGGTTGACCTTCTCGAAAGCACCGAAACCGGTGATGGCGACTTTCTCCCCCTTGCTGACCTCGCGGGCGATCGTGTCGATCACCGCGTCGAGCGCCTTGCCCGCCTGCTTCTTGTTGCCCTCGAAGTGGGCCGCGAGCGCTTCAATGAACTGACTCTTGTTCACTGTCTTCCCTTCCCGTGAACTCGGCCGAGCGCGCGCCCGACTCACAAGTGACCGTAAGCAATACACGGCGCATAGACAATCACCGTACGGCGTTTCGCCATGGTGTGTTGCGATCTGAGTTAGCGCCTCAGATCGCCGTATCGGGCGGAGAATCCATTCGGAAAGCAGAATGAAAATGCTCAGGTTACATAAATAGTTGAAACCTGAGGACCGGTCATACTCCGACTGTCGTCACAGGTTTGTACGCGGGGCGGTTCGACTCGTACGTAGCGACATCTTCTTCATGCGACAGGGTGATTGCGATGTCGTCGAGGCCCTCGAGCAGTCGCCAACGTGTGTAATCGTCGATGTCGAAGGAGTCTTCGAGCCGATCCGGACCCTCACCGACGCGGATCGTTCGCTCGATGAGGTCGACCGTTACCTCCGTGCCGGGGGCGTCCTCGAGCCGGCGCCAGATGTCTCGCACAGTCTTGTCGTCGACCTGAGCAGCGAGCAGCCCGGCCTTGCCGGAGTTGCCCCGGAAGATGTCGCCGAAGCGCGAAGCGATCACAACCCGGAAACCGTAGTTCTGCAATGCCCAGACTGCATGCTCACGAGACGATCCGGTGCCGAAGTCGGGGCCCGCGACCAGCACACTGCCGTTCGCGTACGCCGGATCGTTCAGGACGAACTCCGGATCATTGCGCCATGCGGCGAAGAGGCCGTCCTCGAAGCCCGATCGCGTTACACGCTTGAGGTAGACGGCAGGAATGATCTGGTCGGTGTCGACATTGCTCCGCCGCAGCGGTACGCCGACGCCGGAGTGGGTTTCGAACTTGTCCATTGTCACGTGCTCCTGACGTCAGCTGTTGCTGAGTTGGTCGGTACGAAGATCGGACGGCGCGGCGAGGTGACCGAGAACCGCTGTTGCGACAGCGACCTGCGGCGAAACCAAGTGCGTACGACCGCCCTTGCCTTGTCGACCCTCGAAGTTGCGGTTGGACGTCGATGCGCTGCGCTCCCCCGGGGAGAGCTGATCGGGGTTCATGCCAAGGCACATGGAGCAACCGGCACCGCGCCATTCGGCGCCGGCGTTCTTGAACACCACGTCGAGGCCTTCGTCCTCGGCCTGCAGACGTACGCGCGCCGAACCCGGCACGACCAGCAGACGGGTGTCGGGGTCTACCTGGTGACCCTCGATGATCTGCGCGGCGGTCCGAAGGTCTTCCATCCGACCGTTGGTGCAGGACCCCACGAAGACCGTGTCCACCTTGATGTCTCGAAGGGGCGTACCTGGTTCGAGCGCCATGTACTCCAGCGCGCGCTCGGTCGCGATCCGCTCGTTGGCGTCGTCGAAGTCGTCGGGCGACGGAACCGTCGAGCCGAGCGGCCTGCCCTGCCCGGGGTTCGTACCCCAGGTGACGAACGGCGTCAGGGATGACGCGTCGATGGTCACCTCGCGATCGAACTCGGCGTCGGGGTCGGTCGCGAGACCACGCCAGTACGCGACCGCGTCGTCCCACTGCTCGCCCTTCGGCGCGTGCTCACGCCCCTCGAGGTAGGCGAACGTCGTCTCGTCGGGAGCGATCATTCCGGCCTTCGCGCCCCATTCGATCGACATGTTGCAGATCGTCATCCGCGCTTCCATCGACAGCTCGCGGATCGCCTGGCCGCGGTACTCGACGATGTAGCCCTGACCGCCGCCGGTGGACTCCTGGGCGATCAGCGCGAGCACGAGGTCCTTCGCCGAGACGTCGTCCGGCAGCGACCCCTCGACGTTGACCGCCATGGTCTTCGGCCGCGCCTGCGGGAGCGTCTGCGTCGCGAGCACATGCTCGACCTCGCTCGTACCGATGCCGAACGCGAGCGCTCCGAACGCACCATGTGTCGAGGTATGGGAGTCGCCGCATACGACGGTGGTGCCCGGTTGGGTCAGCCCGAGCTGCGGTCCGACGACGTGCACGATTCCCTGGTCGACGTCGCCGAGCGGAGCCAGGCGTACGCCGAACTCCTCGCAGTTGCGCCGCAGCGTCTCGACCTGCGTACGAGAGACCGGATCGGCGATCGGCTTGTCGACATCGATCGTCGGAACGTTGTGGTCCTCGGTAGCGAGCGTGAGGTCAGTGCGGCGCACTCGTCTGCCCGCGAGCCGAAGGCCCTCGAACGCCTGCGGGCTCGTCACCTCGTGTACGAGATGCAGATCGATGAAAAGCAGGTCTGGTTCGCCGTCGGCGCTTCGGACCACGTGCTCGTCCCATACCTTCTCTGCGAGGGTTCTGCCCATCGGTTCTGCTCCTTGGAAGAGTTGTCTGACTCGCACTCGTGTCGCACTTGCATTCCAGTATGCGAGACGGCAGTATCGAGGCATGGACAACTCTAGCGGAGTCGGCGTTCTTGATAAAGCCGCACTCGTGCTTACTGCACTCGAGTCGGGACCGGCGACACTCGCGGGGCTCGTCACGAACACCGGCCTTGCCCGCCCGACGGCACACCGACTCGCGGTTGCGCTCGAGCATCACCGGTTGGTCGCTCGCGATATGCAGGGCCGTTTCATACTCGGGCCACGACTCTCCGAGCTGTCCGCAGCCGCGGGCGAAGACCGGCTCCTCGCCGCCGCGGGTCCGGTGCTCGCACGCCTGCGCGACATCACCGGCGAGTCGGCTCAGCTCTTCCGCCGCCAGGGCGACGTACGCGTGTGTGTCGCGGCCGCCGAACGCCCCACCGGCTTGCGCGACACAGTGCCGGTCGGCAGCCAGCTGACCATGACGGCCGGGTCCGCAGCGCAGATTCTCCTTGCCTGGGAGGATCCTGAGCGGATGAACCGCGGGCTGCAGAACTCCGCGTTCTCCGCCGCGGCGCTGGCCGGCGTACGCAGGCGAGGCTGGTCACAGAGCGTCGGTGAGCGTGAGGCAGGCATCGGATCGGTGTCGGCAGCGGTCAGATCGCCGTCTGGCAAGGTGATTGCTGCCGTGTCCGTATCGGGTCCGCTCGAGCGGCTTTCTCGCCAGCCCGGCCGTATTCATGCACCTGCTGTGGTCGCTGCAGCCGAGCGACTCAGCCAGTCGCTGCGTCGCACCGGAGACTGACCGCCGCCGCGCTAGCGACTCAACACCTCGTACGCTGCGGCCGCGACGGCGAGATCCTGCCACGACATTCCGGTGCCCTTGAACACGGCCGGACGGTCATTCGGTACGTGCGCGTCTCCCCGCACGAGATCGCGAAGCGTTGTCGTTGCGGCGATGTCGAGCACGCCATCCGCCGCCGCGAGTACAACATCGCCGGCCTCCCGGCGAGCTGTGTC
The sequence above is drawn from the Nocardioidaceae bacterium SCSIO 66511 genome and encodes:
- a CDS encoding aminotransferase class I/II-fold pyridoxal phosphate-dependent enzyme, with amino-acid sequence MDDPFSPETVAVTAGRPAREIDNPLNTAITPASTYVAGGDREYGRYANPTWEAFEEVLGRLEGGRALTFASGLAAVSAIVDLITPGEKVVVPRHAYLGVLTILSEREQRGLLNVVRVDVEDTAQVVAACDDAAIVWLESPTNPMLEVADIEAIAAAAHEAGARVVVDNTFATPLVQRPLDLGADIVVHSATKYLAGHSDAVIGAVVTRDDEVHKAIDERRGTLGSTPGVLESWLAARGVRTLHLRLERAQSNAAELARRLDAHDAIERVRYPGFGSMIAIEVRGGAPTAELLTRSGLLWVNATSLGGVESTWERRRRWSSESDTVPENLIRMSVGIEDVDDLWRDLETALDGLPD
- a CDS encoding MarR family transcriptional regulator, with product MTSGRSSGDANRRRLQQRVKDSLRALNNELTMLDLRVGSGVGLKSIDLECLDIISRRGPMTPSAVGRLSGLHPATLTGILDRLQKSGWIERSRDPDAADRRTVVVRALPDRLPELYAGYRGMNDSVDALCADFTAEQLETIDAFLSRVAQAGSNAAGDRRT
- a CDS encoding NAD(P)H-binding protein, translating into MTIVVTGATGNVGRLLVRQLIAGGHRVRAVTRSRLGASALPDQAEIHLGDPSNPDIIGEAIDGAAAIFVNPRAVGMGADRLLAMAAERGVGRAVVLSATNVDDNPAQQPSRLNGDRNAEVERAVVDSGMEWVALRPTWFPTNAIGMYAPQIRSGDVVRGAYADFAESPIDLADLAEVATLALTHSDLVGRKVALTGPESLNQRELVDRLGQALGRPLTFEEVPPEIARQGMLAAGLNEDFVDAYFARMRRGIGVPAAVGPELERLLGRRPATFAEWAVRHTHAFDTAA
- a CDS encoding carboxymuconolactone decarboxylase family protein, with the protein product MEPRINPFQNETAMKVFKHIGAAGQAVINSKLPASTRELVNLRASQINGCGYCTDMHAKDLAHAGETAARINLVATWREATVFTPAERAALELTEQGTRIADGAGGVTDDAWADVVANFDEEEVGALLAQISIINSFNRFNVINKQPAGDYQPGQAHSA
- a CDS encoding ester cyclase, giving the protein MSTPEEAANTAIYQRMLDASNTHDEDLIAETIDEIFEPDVDMGTPLPIEATGAEAVKQVNLMLHRAFPDLLITSEDLIAKDDKVVSRQTVRGTHTGDDYMGVPAAGASVTYDEIFILRFVEGRIAETRGVVNVLALLKQLGSGES
- a CDS encoding sigma-70 family RNA polymerase sigma factor is translated as MLEQVFRDEWGRVLASLIGYLGDFDRAEEAAQEAFAIAVAQWPRSGVPSNPGGWLVTTGRNKAIDRIRRERTLTSKLHLLAAQEAATDGTADTVIKDERLELIFTCCHPALPLDGQVALTLRALGGLETAEIAGAFLVAPETMKRRLSRAKAKIKATGIPFAVPGEHVLPDRLDAVLAVIYLIYNAGYGGRVDLAAEAISLAQVLVALLPGEPEAQGLLALMRIHHARRHARFSGDDLVLLEDQDRSLWDTDELLAGRAMLDRALASGGHGAYVVQAAIASLQTRERIDWPQIATLYERLAELTGSAVVELNRAVAIAEAGDPLSALRAVDHLGLDGYLYFHSTRGELLRRLGRGDEARVAYRQALELATSIPERRFLANRLERL
- a CDS encoding YciI family protein; this encodes MQYALMFYAVPGSEHAWSDAERETADAEYAALADDPRLLHAAQLATPEMATSVRVGGGRTLMTDGPFADTKEVLGGVALIEAANLDEAIELAVRVPTARHGVVEVRPLAQR
- a CDS encoding lactate utilization protein, which produces MTTTASAPAFDDPASAERLNRTSAALAANGFTVDILDDVASARVRINDLIPEGASVLTGASETLRLSGIDADINGSGRYDAVRPRGLTMDRTTQRDEMRRMIASPDVIVGSVHAVTESGSLVIASASGSQLVGYAGGAAHAIWVVGAQKVVPDLDTALRRIEEHCLPLENDRVMNAFGKPSAVNRILILNALSPEFFPGRGTVLLLREAIGF